GTCGGTCTTCTTCGAATACTTGCTCAGGAACGCCACCGCCTCCGCGTCGGGTTTGTACCCTTTGATGCGACTCTCGTAGTCAGGGTCGAACTCGATGATCTCCTCCAGCGTCCGCGGTCCCACCAGCGGCGCCCGCGGGCTGAGGCGCACCTTGCGCCCCTCCGCCTGGAACAGGATCTGCCCCGCGTTGACTTGATAGCTGCAGATTGGATCCGACGGAGCTCCCTTCAGGCTCACGTTTCCCTCCGCGTCCCGGATGACGTTCTGGGGAGGGATGTAGCGGACCGTCTGATCGGAGGTCATGACGAAGACCGGTCCCTTGAGCGCGCACTTCATGATGAGCAGACCGCCTCGCCCCACCAGATAGGTTTCCGGGGCGCGGACCTCGGCGCCGTCCACCTCGACACGGAACGTCGACGTCGGGGCGAGCGGAATGGGCTCGGTCGGCGGGATGGGCATCGCCCCGGCCGGGAAAGCCCAGGCGGAGGCCAATACGAGCGAAATGAGGGCGAATCGGAGCATCAGCGCAACTCCTCGATCTTCGGCGGGCTCCCTTCCCAGATGCCCGCGACCCTTCCCTCCCGGATTCGGAAGAACCGCGGCAGCTTGCGGAAGAGACGCTTCAGCTCCGGGCGGGGAACCGCGACCACATCGAAGCCTGGACTGTAATTAAAGCAGAAAATGATCTTCTCATCCACTTCGCCCCCGTAGAAGGCGATCACGCTCACCCCGGCGCCCGACAGCGCGTTGAGGGCGCTCACGATCTTGCGGGACTCCGTGGAATCCAGATCCAGAAGGGCGGCCAGGTGGTCCCCCGTGCTCAAGTCGACCGGGGAGACCCGCAACGGCAGTTTCTCGATCCCCTGCCCGATCCTCAGGTCGGTGACGAGAGGATCGAGCGGCAGGGCGTAGGCGGTCAGCGACAGGAGGACGGCCGCCGCGAGGGCGGTAAGGACCGGGACGATCCGCCATCGCGGCCCCGCCGCCCGCGGGGGAGCCAGAAAGAAGGCGGCGATTCCCAGGCCGAGAAAGACCGAGTCTTCGACCAGGACCTGGCCGGGGGTCCGCGAAGCGAGGGACCCGAAGCATCCACACCCCTCCACCTTCCCCTGGGACCAGGCGTAGGCGGTCGCCGCCATGAAGATGGCCATGAGAATCGATCCGGCCGCGGCCGCCCATCGGGTGCGGTATCCGGCGAGGAGCGCCGCGCCGAGGACCACCTCCAGGGGAATAAGCAGGTAGGCCAGTGTGGCGGCCGCCTTGCCGGTGAGGATGCCGTAGGTTCCGACCTGCCGCACGAACTCGGCGGGATCGGCCCCCTTGAGGAGCCCGGCCGAGAGGAGCACCAAGCCGAGCCCCCAGGCCGGGATCTTCCGCGCCAGGCGGGTCAGCATCGTTCGGGAAGGACGCCGGGCGAAGGCGGGCGCCGCCGCGGCGAGAAGGGGTCGAGCGGCCGGCCCGCCGCCCCCCGGAGGATCAGATCCGTCACCAGGGCCGCGGTGATCGGAGCCAGGAGGATTCCGTTGCGGTAATGTCCCGTCGCGGCGACGAGTCCCGCGCCCACCCTTCCAAGCACCGGCAAGCCGTCGGCGGCCGCCGGCCTGAGGCCCGACCAGGCGGTCGCGAAGCTCGCGGCCGAAAGCGACGGGTCGATTGCGAGAGCCGCGGCGGTAAGCCGGAGCAGCGTTTTCGGCGTGACCTCTTTCTTGAAGCCGGCGTTCTCGGTCGTGCTCCCGACGAGGACGGTCCCGTCGCGCCGCGGAACCAGATAGGCGTGGCGGGTGATCAGGACGTGCGCTCTCGGGGGGCGCGGCGCGTCGAAGACGATCATCTGCCCGCGGATGGGAACGATAGCGGGCGCCGTTTCGGGGAGCAAGCTCGACGACCAGGCTCCCGAGGCGAGGACGACCTCGTCCGCCTCCAGGATCTCGCCGCCGGCGAGGACGACTCCGGTCACCTTGTCTCCGGCCCTTTGCAGTCCCGCAACCGGCGCCCCTTCCCGGATCTCCGCGCCCCGCGCCCGCGCCGCCATCGCCACCCCCCGCGTCAGGGCACGGGGATCGACGCGCGCGCTTCCGGGGAAATAGAGGCCTCCCCGGATCGCCTGGCCGAGACCGGGCTCCAGACGCGCGAGATCGTCGGGCCCCACCTTCTCCACCGGCAGCCGGGCCTCTTCCTGCCAGGCGCGCTGCGCCTGCGAGGCTTGCTCGTCCTCGCGCGTGAGGTCCAGCAAGAGGCTGCCCGGGGTGTCCAGCTCGGGATCGATGCCGGTCTCCTTCCGGACCCGCTCCACGAACCCGGGAAAGAGGCGGAGCGACTCCATCCCGAGATCAAGCAGCGGGGAGGGGGCCTCCGCCTCGACTTGGGGGCAGAGGATACCCGCCGAAGCGGAGGAGGCCTGCGCTCCGATCCGGTCGCGCTCGACCAGGACGACCCGGCAGCCGCATCCCGACAGCTCCCGGGCGATGGAGCAGCCGACGATCCCGCCGCCGACGACGACGATCCTGGGCTTTCCTGCGTCCTGCACCGTCCCTCCGCATCGCGCGACGCGCACGAGCCTTCCCGGCTCCGGGTTTTCGGAGAAATCCGTCTCTCAGCTCGTCCGGACGATGATTCGGGGAGGGGACGCCTCCATCATCGGATAGGGATCCCTTCCCGCCTCCATCTCTCGGAAGAGGGGAAGGACCTGCGAGCGCAAGTGGTCCAGATCGACCCCGCCCCGTTCCGCGGGGAATTCCTGAAGGTAGCCCAGCGCCGTCCCCATCACCTTGCGGGCGCCGGGAAGGTTCCCCGATTCGAGGTGGTACAAGGCGACCGCAACCTGGATCAGCCCTTTCAGGAAGCGGTTCTCCTCCCCTTCCGTGCCGTACCAGGTCTTCTCCCATTCTTCGTGGGCCTCGAAATAGTCGCCGCGGTTGAAATGCTCCGCGCCCGGCAGGAGCATGGCGGGGCCGACGGGGGAATCGGACACGATCTCTCCTCAGGAATACCGATACACCGCCAGCGCGTTCTCCCGGAGAATCCGGCGCCGCGCCTGCTCCGAAATCGGCAGCTGCCGGATCTCCTCGACGTTCCTCGAAATCGCGGGCACCGAGGGCCCGGGCCAGTCGGAGCCGAACAGAACCTTGCCCGAGATCTCTTCCAGCCGCGGGAACATCTTCAGCACCGAGCGGGGCGGAATCCCCGAAATGTCCATGAAGACGTTCGGGAAGCGCCTCAGGAGGAAGAACGCCGTATCGCCCCACAGCGGCCTGCCTCCGTGGGCCATCACGATCGTGAGCTTCGGGAAATCGACTGCCACGTCGTCGAGGTGGATCGGATCGCCGTAGAGGTTCCTGGCTCCCGGGAAGATCGACGTGCCGGTGTGGAACATCACCGGCAGCGAATGCTCGGCGGCTTTTTCGTAGATCGTCGCGAGTCCCGGGAGATCTCCGTGGCGGTACGCGTTGGGATGGAAGAGCTGGTGGGGAGGATGAATCTTCAGCGCCCGGATTCCCATCTCCGCCAGGCGATCGACGTCCCCGGCCGGATCGGCCGTGAACCGCGGATGGACCGAGCCCATCGGCAGCAGCCGATCGGCGTGCCCCCGGCAATAGCCGGCGACGTAGGAGTTGACCTCGTCGGTGAACCCCATCAGATCGGGGCTCACGTAATTCACCAGGATCGCCTTTTCGATCCCTTCCCGGTCGAGATGCTCCAAAAAGCTTCCCGGGGATCGGGAATACTGCATGAGCGTCTCGAAGTCGGGGTGCCCCCGGCGCATCGTCGCGAGGACGTCCGGCTTCATCTGCTCCCAGGGTTGGATGTGAAGGTGGGCGTCGACGACGCCGCTCACGGGGCGGCCCCGGCGGGGCGGGCCTCTCGGAGGATCCGATCGAGCTCCTCGGAGAGGATCTTCGCTTTCGATTTCTGATCCCCGATGAGGCGCATCAGGATCTCTCCCTCTCCGGAAAACACGTAGGTTTGTGGCAGGGTCACCTCGCGCCCCCCCCGCTTGTCGATCCCCGCGAACTTGTCGATGAAGATCCCGCCTCCGAGCAGCACCGGCACCTTGATCTCCGCCTCCCGGACGAAGGCGGGAACCTTCTCGACCGTCTTCGAGACGGCGTCGGCCGAAACCGCGATGAAGGCGACTTTTTCCGGAGGATACTTCGGCGCCAGGGCGGTCACGGCCGGGAGATCCTTCCGGCAGGGGGGACACCAGGTGGCGAAGAACTCCACCACCAGGACTTTTCCCTTGTAGGCGGAGAGGTTGGTCTCTTTCCCGTCGAGCTCGTTCATGGCGTAGTCGTAAAGACCGACTTCCTGCTCTTCGGCCGGCGCGGCGGGGACGAAGGCGGAGGCTCCGGCGAGGAGGATCCACGCAAGGACGAACGGCGCGGCGCGGCGCGGCGACATGGGTCGATTCTAACGGGGAGAGGCGGACGGGTCAATTTCGAGGGAAACGGCGTGGCTGGAATGAAAAGGAGCGGGCCGAGGATGGTTGCAACGGGGACCCGGTCGTTTATTCACCCCCTAAGGCATCCTCGGCCCGCTTGCGACTTCAAGAAGGTAGCAATTCGAATGCCCGCCCCGAGCGGCTGGGTCAAAAGAAACCACTTCGCTCGCAAGCTTCGCCGGAAGGCCATTTGCGGAATGCTGCCTGCCGGGGGTCGTCGCCGCCCGCCCGCCGCCGGGCGGAAACGAATTCCGGGCGACTTACAAAATCGTCGAGCAGTTACCGAACGGTTCGCGGAGTGGGTCGCGACCCGCCCGCCGAAACCCCTCCGCCTTCTCAATTGACGCCTTCGATTCTCCGCTGCTATGATCCGCCGCGTCGCACGCGAAGCGAACCCGCCTTCCACCGCCCGGATGTCCGGACAGGAGCTCTTTAAACATGCCCAATGAAGCGACCTCTTCCCTTCCCGCCGGGAAATTGTTCATCGGCGGAGTGTGGATCGACGCCCGTTCGGGGCGCACCTTCGAGACGATCAATCCCGCCACCAACCAGGCTCTCTGCCGCGTAGCCGAAGCCGACGAGACGGACGTCGACGCCGCGGTCCAGGCGGCCCGCAAGGCCTTCGAGCAGGGCCCGTGGCCCAAGATGAGCGCCGCCGACCGCTCGCGTGTTCTCTGGCGCATCGCCGATCTGCTGATGCAGCGCGCCGACGAAGTGGCGCGTCTCGAGACGCTGGACAACGGCAAGCCGATCTTCGAATCGCGCCAGGTGGACATTCCGCTGGTCGCCGAGATCTTCCAGTATTACGCCGGCTGGGCCACGAAGATCACCGGCGAGACGATTCCCGCCCGCCCCGGCGCCTTCACCTACACGCTGCGCGAGCCCCTCGGCGTCGTGGCGGCCATCGTCCCCTGGAACTTTCCCTTGCTTCTCGCCTCCTGGAAGATCGCTCCCGCCTTGGCCGCGGGCAACACCGTGATCGTGAAGCCCTCCTCGAACACTCCCCTTTCGGCTCTCAAGTTCGCGGAGATCGTGAAAGACGCCGGCCTCCCCGACGGCGTCCTGAACGTCGTCACCGGCAAGGGCTCGGTCGCGGGAATGGCTCTCGTCCGCCATCCGGGCGTCGACAAGATCGCCTTCACCGGCGACACCCGGACCGGCGTCGAAATCATGAAGAGCGGCTCGGACACCCTGAAGCGGATCACGCTGGAGCTGGGAGGGAAGTCGCCGAACATCGTCTTCGCCGACGCCGACCTGGAGGCGGCAGTCCGCGGCGCGACCGTCGGCATCTTCTACGGCAAAGGGGAGGTCTGCGCCGCCGGCTCGCGACTGTTCGTCGAGAAGCGGATTCACGAGGAGTTCCTCGACAAGCTCGCCGGACGGGCGAAGAAAACCGTCCCGGGCGATCCGCTCGATCCGAAGACCCGCTTCGGGGCGCTCGTGAGCCAGGCCCAGATGGAGAAGGTCCTGCGCTACATCGCCTCGGGCAAAGAGGAAGGGGCGCGGCTGGTGGCCGGCGGCGAGCGGACGGAAGTGGCCGGCCTCAATGGCAACTTCGTGCTGCCCACCATCTTCGATCAGGTGAAGCCCGAGATGAGGATAGCCCGCGAGGAGATCTTCGGCCCGGTCCTGTCCACCCTGGAGTTCTCCGATCCCGAGGAGGCCGTCGCGCAGGCGAACGCCTCTCCGTACGGCCTGGCGGCCGGGATCTGGACGCGCGACGTCGCCAAGGCGCACCGGGTCGCCCGGGCCCTGAAGGCCGGGACGGTCTGGATCAACACCTACAACCGCTACGACCCGGCGCTGCCGTTCGGCGGCTACAAGCGCAGCGGCTACGGCCGCGAGCTGGGCTCCGCCGCCCTGGAGGCCTACACGCAGATCAAGAGCGTCTGGGTCGACGTGGAATGAAGACAAAGGCTGGGCGGGGGGCTGGGCGGCGAGCCCGCGGACAGGGCGGCCGCCGGAGCGCTTCCGCCGCTCGCCCCTCCGAGACCGTCGTCTACCGGGTCGAAGAGGGCGTCGCCTGGCTCACCCTGAACCGGCCCGAGCGCAGCAACGCCCTTTCCGGGCGGATGCGCGAGGATCTGCTCGAGAAGATCCTCGAAGCCGGCGGGGCTGCCGACGTCCGTTGCCTGGTGCTCACGGGAGCGGGCGATTCGTTCTGCGCGGGCGGGGACCTGTCGGTGATGGCCGCGATGAAGGAGGAGGGGGAAGGGTTCGAAGGGCTCGGACGCCTGATGGAGATCGGCGGCCGGATCGCCGCCGCCCTGGCCGCCCTGCCAAAGCCCTCTTTGGCCAGCCTCCCCGGAGCGGCCGCGGGAGCCGGCTGCAACCTGGCGCTCGCCTGCGACTTCCGTCTCGCCGCGGCGAGCGCCAGCCTCGGCGAGACGTTCGCCCGGATCGGGCTGCATCCCGACTGGGGCGGGACCTACTTCCTGCCCCGTCTCGTGGGAGCGGGGCGGGCTCTCGATCTCTGCGCCACCGGAAGGATGGTGGCGGCGGCGGAGGCGCTCGCCATCGGCCTGGTCACCCGCGTCGTCCCCCGGGAAGAGCTTGCGGCCGAGACGCGGGCGTTCGCCCGGCAGTTGGCCACGCTGCCGCGCCGCTCGTTCCTGGCCGCCCGCGAGGCGCTGCGCCGCAGCCTCACCAGCTCGCTGCCCGCCATGCTGCTCTTCGAGCGCCAGGCGCAGGAGCTCTGCTGGGGATCGCCGGACTCCGCCGAGGGCATCCGCGCCTTTCAGGAGAAGCGACCTCCCCGATTCAGCGACCGCTAGCGATTCCTCTTCCCGCCACGCCGCGGGCGTTCACGGGGGCGATCCGCTCCATCTGCTCGAGGACGTACTGGCGGAACCCGGCGCCGACGGCCAAGGCTCGCGTCTCCAGAATCCCATTACACGAGTCGGGTTGACCCGCGGCCGGATTTACGGCCGTCGGGTCCAACCCGGCTCGCTTTCCGGCTATTCGTACCGCAGCGCCTCGATCGGGTCGAGCCGCGCCGCCCGGTTGGCGGGATAGATCCCGAAGAACAGCCCGATGCTGGTCGACGAGACGAACGCCAGGACGACGGACCAGAGCGGCGTGGAGGCAGGGAAATGGAAGATCAGGTCCACCGCCCAGGCGAGGCCGACGCCCAGGGAAATTCCGAAGACTCCGCCGACCGCGGTGAGCATGGAGGCTTCGATGAGGAACTGCCAGAGGATGTCGCGGCGCCGTGCGCCGATCGCCTTGCGAACCCCAATTTCCCGCGTCCTCTCCGTCACCGACACGAGCATGATGTTCATCACGCCGATGCCGCCCACCATCAGCGCGATCGACGAGATGGCGATCATGACGCCGAAGAGGCCCTTGGTGATGTCGTTCCAGAACTTCAGGAGGGATTCCTGGGTCAGGACTGAGAAGTCGTTCGGCTTTCCGAGGCCGACCTTGCGCCGCACCCGCATGAGCTGCGTGATCTCCTCGATCGCGGTGTCCTTCACCGCCGGGCTCCAGGGGACCGAATCGATGAAGATCTCCCCCTTGCCGAATTGCTTCTGATGGGCCGTGTAGGGAATCACCACGTATTGATCCGGATCGCGACTGAACGGGTTCGGGAATTTCTTGAACGTTCCGACCACGGTGTACAGCTCGGAGCCGATGCGAAACTTCCTGCCGATCGGATCCTGGTTCGGAAAGAGCGCCAGCACCGGCCCTTCGGCGAGCACCGCGACGTTCCGCCGGTGCAGAACGTCCTCCCGGGTCATCGCCCGCCCGTCGGCGATCTGCACGTTACGGACGTCCAGGAACGCCTCCGAGGCCCCGATGATGATGAGCGGCTCGCTCTTGCGGCGTCCGTTCGTCAACACCCCGAACGCCGGGACGAGCGGGCAGGACTCCCGGATCGACGGCAGACCGCGGATCGCCGTCGCATCCTCCACCTTGAAGTCCTTGCGGTGCCGCAGCTCTTCCGGCAGGCCCCCCACGAACAGCGCCGGCTCGAACTTCCTCAGGAACAGGATGTGCGGCCCGGCGCCCTGGATGAGGCTCTGCACGGAGGTGTTGAGCCCCCTCACGAGCGCAGTCATCCCGACCACCGCCATGAT
The DNA window shown above is from Candidatus Polarisedimenticolia bacterium and carries:
- a CDS encoding thioredoxin family protein gives rise to the protein MLRFALISLVLASAWAFPAGAMPIPPTEPIPLAPTSTFRVEVDGAEVRAPETYLVGRGGLLIMKCALKGPVFVMTSDQTVRYIPPQNVIRDAEGNVSLKGAPSDPICSYQVNAGQILFQAEGRKVRLSPRAPLVGPRTLEEIIEFDPDYESRIKGYKPDAEAVAFLSKYSKKTDIQIYFGSWCSHCEAWVPRLIKAIQSAANASLETHFVALPMNIPSDPAARAKGIQGVPTILLVQDGREVGRLNGPPEAGSFEGAVVKLLRNNGT
- a CDS encoding DoxX family protein produces the protein MLTRLARKIPAWGLGLVLLSAGLLKGADPAEFVRQVGTYGILTGKAAATLAYLLIPLEVVLGAALLAGYRTRWAAAAGSILMAIFMAATAYAWSQGKVEGCGCFGSLASRTPGQVLVEDSVFLGLGIAAFFLAPPRAAGPRWRIVPVLTALAAAVLLSLTAYALPLDPLVTDLRIGQGIEKLPLRVSPVDLSTGDHLAALLDLDSTESRKIVSALNALSGAGVSVIAFYGGEVDEKIIFCFNYSPGFDVVAVPRPELKRLFRKLPRFFRIREGRVAGIWEGSPPKIEELR
- the thiO gene encoding glycine oxidase ThiO, producing the protein MRVARCGGTVQDAGKPRIVVVGGGIVGCSIARELSGCGCRVVLVERDRIGAQASSASAGILCPQVEAEAPSPLLDLGMESLRLFPGFVERVRKETGIDPELDTPGSLLLDLTREDEQASQAQRAWQEEARLPVEKVGPDDLARLEPGLGQAIRGGLYFPGSARVDPRALTRGVAMAARARGAEIREGAPVAGLQRAGDKVTGVVLAGGEILEADEVVLASGAWSSSLLPETAPAIVPIRGQMIVFDAPRPPRAHVLITRHAYLVPRRDGTVLVGSTTENAGFKKEVTPKTLLRLTAAALAIDPSLSAASFATAWSGLRPAAADGLPVLGRVGAGLVAATGHYRNGILLAPITAALVTDLILRGAAGRPLDPFSPRRRPPSPGVLPERC
- a CDS encoding DUF309 domain-containing protein, whose amino-acid sequence is MSDSPVGPAMLLPGAEHFNRGDYFEAHEEWEKTWYGTEGEENRFLKGLIQVAVALYHLESGNLPGARKVMGTALGYLQEFPAERGGVDLDHLRSQVLPLFREMEAGRDPYPMMEASPPRIIVRTS
- a CDS encoding amidohydrolase family protein; protein product: MSGVVDAHLHIQPWEQMKPDVLATMRRGHPDFETLMQYSRSPGSFLEHLDREGIEKAILVNYVSPDLMGFTDEVNSYVAGYCRGHADRLLPMGSVHPRFTADPAGDVDRLAEMGIRALKIHPPHQLFHPNAYRHGDLPGLATIYEKAAEHSLPVMFHTGTSIFPGARNLYGDPIHLDDVAVDFPKLTIVMAHGGRPLWGDTAFFLLRRFPNVFMDISGIPPRSVLKMFPRLEEISGKVLFGSDWPGPSVPAISRNVEEIRQLPISEQARRRILRENALAVYRYS
- a CDS encoding TlpA disulfide reductase family protein, translated to MSPRRAAPFVLAWILLAGASAFVPAAPAEEQEVGLYDYAMNELDGKETNLSAYKGKVLVVEFFATWCPPCRKDLPAVTALAPKYPPEKVAFIAVSADAVSKTVEKVPAFVREAEIKVPVLLGGGIFIDKFAGIDKRGGREVTLPQTYVFSGEGEILMRLIGDQKSKAKILSEELDRILREARPAGAAP
- the betB gene encoding betaine-aldehyde dehydrogenase — encoded protein: MPNEATSSLPAGKLFIGGVWIDARSGRTFETINPATNQALCRVAEADETDVDAAVQAARKAFEQGPWPKMSAADRSRVLWRIADLLMQRADEVARLETLDNGKPIFESRQVDIPLVAEIFQYYAGWATKITGETIPARPGAFTYTLREPLGVVAAIVPWNFPLLLASWKIAPALAAGNTVIVKPSSNTPLSALKFAEIVKDAGLPDGVLNVVTGKGSVAGMALVRHPGVDKIAFTGDTRTGVEIMKSGSDTLKRITLELGGKSPNIVFADADLEAAVRGATVGIFYGKGEVCAAGSRLFVEKRIHEEFLDKLAGRAKKTVPGDPLDPKTRFGALVSQAQMEKVLRYIASGKEEGARLVAGGERTEVAGLNGNFVLPTIFDQVKPEMRIAREEIFGPVLSTLEFSDPEEAVAQANASPYGLAAGIWTRDVAKAHRVARALKAGTVWINTYNRYDPALPFGGYKRSGYGRELGSAALEAYTQIKSVWVDVE
- a CDS encoding enoyl-CoA hydratase-related protein — encoded protein: MKTKAGRGAGRRARGQGGRRSASAARPSETVVYRVEEGVAWLTLNRPERSNALSGRMREDLLEKILEAGGAADVRCLVLTGAGDSFCAGGDLSVMAAMKEEGEGFEGLGRLMEIGGRIAAALAALPKPSLASLPGAAAGAGCNLALACDFRLAAASASLGETFARIGLHPDWGGTYFLPRLVGAGRALDLCATGRMVAAAEALAIGLVTRVVPREELAAETRAFARQLATLPRRSFLAAREALRRSLTSSLPAMLLFERQAQELCWGSPDSAEGIRAFQEKRPPRFSDR
- a CDS encoding ABC transporter permease, which translates into the protein MSSPIPPLRRSAAGLALWENFRMALATLRANKLRSGLTILGIVIGIMAVVGMTALVRGLNTSVQSLIQGAGPHILFLRKFEPALFVGGLPEELRHRKDFKVEDATAIRGLPSIRESCPLVPAFGVLTNGRRKSEPLIIIGASEAFLDVRNVQIADGRAMTREDVLHRRNVAVLAEGPVLALFPNQDPIGRKFRIGSELYTVVGTFKKFPNPFSRDPDQYVVIPYTAHQKQFGKGEIFIDSVPWSPAVKDTAIEEITQLMRVRRKVGLGKPNDFSVLTQESLLKFWNDITKGLFGVMIAISSIALMVGGIGVMNIMLVSVTERTREIGVRKAIGARRRDILWQFLIEASMLTAVGGVFGISLGVGLAWAVDLIFHFPASTPLWSVVLAFVSSTSIGLFFGIYPANRAARLDPIEALRYE